A genome region from Rhipicephalus microplus isolate Deutch F79 unplaced genomic scaffold, USDA_Rmic scaffold_15, whole genome shotgun sequence includes the following:
- the LOC142784621 gene encoding uncharacterized protein LOC142784621 — translation MNENENKLLELTEDALKYSDPKVVYYTGMASFQILYALFDVVAGFVSHNANNSLLKFQEFLLFLMKLKLHLHITDLAFRFNVSEATVSRIFDKWLHAAYCRLKSQIFWPPRSVLQRTMPQAFYDSFGENVAVIIDCFEIKIKRPLSYLPQSKTWSQYKGSNTAKYLIGIAPQHIFNFISEGWGGRASDRHITEHCGLLDNLLPGDVVLADHGFNVSESVGFYCARLHVPAFTKGKKQLSAADVLSTRKLANVKIHVERVIGLIRNKYVILKATLPIDYAVCRPGDNLTPLDKIVTVCCALSNLCPSIVASLKQSAN, via the coding sequence aaaatgaaaacaagctGCTGGAGCTGACTGAAGATGCCCTGAAATATAGCGACCCCAAAGTTGTCTACTACACCGGCATGGCAAGTTTTCAGATCCTTTACGCATTGTTCGACGTTGTAGCGGGGTTTGTGTCGCATAACGCCAACAACAGCTTGCTGAAGTTTCAGGAGTTCCTCCTTTTCTTGATGAAGTTAAAGCTACATTTGCACATCACTGACCTTGCTTTTAGATTTAACGTGTCAGAGGCCACAGTGTCGCGCATATTCGACAAATGGCTGCATGCTGCCTACTGCCGCCTTAAATCTCAAATATTTTGGCCGCCTAGAAGTGTTTTGCAACGCACAATGCCTCAAGCCTTCTACGATTCTTTTGGGGAAAATGTTGCAGTCATCATTGACTGTTTTgagataaaaataaaaaggcCTTTATCGTACTTGCCCCAAAGTAAGACATGGTCTCAATACAAAGGCAGCAATACGGCAAAGTATTTGATTGGCATTGCACCTCAACATATTTTTAACTTCATCTCTGAAGGTTGGGGAGGGCGTGCTAGCGATAGACACATAACAGAGCACTGCGGTCTTTTGGACAACTTACTTCCGGGTGACGTAGTTCTTGCAGACCACGGGTTCAATGTGTCTGAAAGTGTTGGTTTCTACTGCGCAAGACTTCACGTGCCAGCGTTCACCAAGGGCAAGAAGCAACTGTCGGCAGCAGACGTGCTAAGCACCAGGAAACTAGCTAATGTCAAGATTCATGTCGAGAGGGTGATCGGGCTGATCAGAAATAAGTATGTAATTCTGAAGGCCACGCTGCCCATCGACTATGCGGTTTGCCGACCTGGAGATAATTTGACTCCACTTGACAAAATTGTTACCGTTTGCTGTGCCCTGTCTAATCTGTGCCCTTCGATAGTAGCATCACTAAAACAGTCTGCTAATTGA